From Draconibacterium halophilum, one genomic window encodes:
- a CDS encoding porin family protein — translation MNILKRLLTVVLFTTFTSFLFAQTIGIKAGYTLSDLLLKEDGESVSDEFDMRSGFHIGPTFEWGIGEGAGIETALLITTKGVKTNESELFEGIAYSSKSKVNLWYLDIPVFGKLYADVNKSRIYGMLGPYFGIGLSGKTKVEEKGGTESFNEEWNIVWGPDEDDDLKRLGLGLAVGGGVEINSFLFEFTAHFALNNISPQTDYDMVARNRSFMFSVGYKFHK, via the coding sequence ATGAACATATTAAAGCGTTTACTGACAGTGGTTTTGTTCACCACATTTACAAGTTTCTTATTTGCCCAAACCATTGGCATAAAAGCCGGGTACACTTTGTCGGATTTGTTACTTAAGGAAGATGGCGAATCTGTTAGCGATGAATTCGACATGAGGTCGGGATTTCATATTGGGCCTACGTTTGAATGGGGAATTGGAGAAGGGGCTGGTATTGAAACGGCTTTGTTGATTACCACCAAAGGAGTAAAAACGAATGAGTCGGAATTGTTTGAAGGTATTGCGTATAGTTCAAAATCGAAAGTGAACCTGTGGTACCTCGATATTCCAGTGTTTGGGAAATTATATGCCGATGTAAACAAATCCCGGATTTACGGAATGCTTGGGCCATATTTTGGAATTGGCCTTAGCGGAAAAACAAAAGTAGAAGAGAAGGGTGGCACCGAAAGTTTTAATGAAGAGTGGAACATCGTTTGGGGACCCGATGAGGACGACGACCTAAAACGCCTTGGACTTGGCCTGGCTGTTGGCGGAGGTGTGGAAATTAATTCATTCTTGTTTGAATTTACCGCTCATTTTGCTTTGAATAATATTTCGCCACAGACCGATTACGATATGGTGGCCCGCAACCGTTCGTTTATGTTTTCTGTGGGGTATAAATTTCATAAATAG
- a CDS encoding beta-L-arabinofuranosidase domain-containing protein: protein MKLLKPIVGILISLCACSTSLVFAQSGDQILDGIGETGLIARYTLEENVKDWSRNNLHGSIQGSAYTFIDDEEFGKVLSLSGDGKTFISIPGELMAGEESLSISGWFYLNSAENGAPLFDFEKNHKSSFSAAITADGFVAQVSTDTDKYNASSEAIELNKWNHIAVVLDIPSKTFATYLNGEMVSEVKNFEVELEQLFGSTIGKDGKFVIGKSLTSDDVSLKAKLHDFRIYRIPLSNRQIGWIHFSALHKEEAEEMMRNRQDADLQEFPESTPQLYNAYLTDVPTIEVETEVGFLPRLPRFVSGVFSKNIQGSDVRVLWPSPEDNSAVQNTGKYTVTGRVAGTDIQPKAIVTVKKVKKHTAPERTLEAFELNEVTLNADIHNHKTKFIENRDKFIHGLQHTNPDDFLYMFRNAFGQQQPEGAKPLGVWDSQETKLRGHATGHYLSALAQAYSSSAYDKSVQAEFADKMEYMVNTLYELSLLSGQAKSVGGKSVADPLAVPPGPGQADYNSDLSEDGIRTDYWNWGTGFISAYPPDQFIMLEHGAKYGTDNDKVWAPYYTLHKILAGLLDIYEVSGNEKALEIVKGMSDWVAARLNEVPEETLISIWNTYIAGEFGGMNEAMARLSRLTNEPRYLETAKLFDNIRVFFGDAGHTHGLAKNVDMFRGLHANQHIPQIMGALEIYRDSKEPEYFDIADNFWYKTTGDYMYSIGGVAGARNPANAECFTAEPATLYENGFSVGGQNETCATYNMLKLSRNLFLYNQQAKLMDYYERGLYNHILASVDKHTPANTYHVPLRAGSVKHFSNAHMDGFTCCNGTAIESNTKLQNSIYFRSADNKVLYVNLYVPSTLKWTDKNITVKQTTAYPKEDHTTLTINGSGKFDLNVRVPHWASKGFFVTINGKKQDVNAEPGTYLTISRKWKDGDKVELRMPFHFYLEPVMDQQNVASLFYGPVLLAAQEEDPRKEWRKVTLNAKDISKSILGNPEKLEFTIEGVVYKPFYETYGRHSVYLDVTLK, encoded by the coding sequence ATGAAACTACTAAAGCCGATCGTTGGAATACTAATAAGTCTATGTGCGTGCAGCACAAGTTTAGTATTTGCACAAAGCGGTGACCAGATTTTAGACGGGATTGGTGAAACAGGATTAATTGCCCGTTATACATTGGAAGAAAATGTAAAAGATTGGTCGAGAAATAATTTACATGGAAGTATTCAGGGCTCTGCTTACACATTTATTGACGATGAAGAGTTCGGCAAAGTACTTTCTTTATCCGGAGATGGAAAAACCTTTATCAGTATCCCTGGAGAATTAATGGCAGGCGAGGAGTCGCTAAGTATTTCGGGATGGTTTTACCTGAATTCAGCAGAAAATGGTGCTCCACTTTTCGACTTTGAGAAAAACCACAAGTCGAGTTTTTCGGCTGCAATCACAGCAGATGGTTTTGTGGCTCAGGTTTCTACCGATACCGATAAATATAACGCAAGTTCCGAGGCAATTGAATTAAATAAATGGAATCATATTGCTGTTGTTCTGGATATTCCGTCAAAAACCTTTGCTACCTATCTTAACGGAGAAATGGTTAGCGAGGTGAAAAATTTTGAGGTGGAATTAGAACAACTATTTGGTAGCACGATTGGAAAAGATGGTAAGTTCGTTATTGGAAAATCCCTGACATCAGATGATGTATCATTAAAAGCAAAACTGCACGACTTCAGGATCTATAGAATTCCTTTAAGCAACAGGCAAATCGGGTGGATTCACTTTAGTGCATTGCATAAGGAGGAAGCAGAAGAGATGATGAGAAACCGACAGGATGCCGATCTTCAGGAGTTTCCTGAATCGACACCACAGTTGTATAACGCGTATTTAACCGATGTTCCAACTATCGAGGTGGAAACCGAAGTGGGCTTTCTCCCTCGTTTGCCACGCTTTGTGAGCGGTGTTTTCAGCAAGAACATTCAGGGATCTGATGTGCGTGTGCTCTGGCCATCGCCCGAGGATAACAGCGCTGTGCAAAATACGGGGAAATATACTGTTACCGGACGAGTTGCCGGAACCGATATTCAGCCAAAAGCTATTGTTACAGTAAAAAAAGTGAAAAAGCATACCGCTCCTGAGCGCACACTGGAAGCTTTTGAGTTGAATGAAGTGACGTTAAATGCCGATATTCATAATCATAAAACAAAATTTATTGAGAACCGCGATAAATTTATTCATGGCTTACAGCATACCAATCCCGATGATTTCCTTTACATGTTCCGAAATGCCTTTGGACAGCAACAACCCGAGGGCGCAAAACCGCTTGGCGTTTGGGATAGCCAGGAAACAAAATTGCGGGGCCATGCAACAGGACATTATTTAAGTGCTTTGGCACAAGCTTATTCGAGCTCGGCCTACGACAAGTCAGTTCAGGCAGAATTTGCTGATAAGATGGAATATATGGTGAATACGCTGTATGAATTATCACTACTATCGGGACAAGCCAAAAGTGTAGGAGGGAAAAGTGTGGCAGACCCGTTGGCCGTGCCTCCCGGACCGGGACAAGCAGATTATAATTCGGATTTAAGCGAAGACGGTATTCGCACCGATTACTGGAACTGGGGAACAGGATTTATTAGTGCCTATCCGCCAGACCAGTTTATTATGCTGGAACACGGCGCAAAATACGGAACCGATAACGATAAAGTTTGGGCTCCCTATTATACCTTGCATAAAATCCTTGCCGGTTTATTGGATATTTATGAAGTGAGTGGAAATGAAAAGGCCCTGGAAATTGTAAAAGGAATGAGCGACTGGGTTGCTGCCCGTTTAAATGAAGTGCCTGAAGAGACTCTTATAAGCATTTGGAACACCTACATTGCCGGTGAATTTGGAGGAATGAACGAAGCAATGGCAAGACTGAGCCGATTGACCAACGAGCCTCGTTACCTTGAAACTGCTAAATTATTTGATAATATTCGTGTTTTCTTTGGCGATGCCGGGCATACACACGGACTGGCAAAGAATGTAGATATGTTCCGTGGCTTGCATGCCAATCAGCACATTCCGCAAATTATGGGAGCACTCGAAATCTATCGCGATTCGAAAGAACCGGAATATTTCGATATTGCCGATAACTTTTGGTATAAAACTACAGGAGATTATATGTACAGTATTGGAGGTGTGGCAGGAGCACGTAATCCGGCCAATGCTGAATGTTTTACCGCTGAACCGGCAACGCTTTACGAAAACGGTTTCTCGGTAGGCGGACAGAACGAAACCTGTGCAACCTACAACATGCTTAAATTGAGTCGCAACCTGTTTCTGTATAATCAGCAAGCCAAATTGATGGATTATTACGAGCGTGGGCTTTACAACCATATTCTGGCATCAGTTGACAAACATACCCCGGCAAATACCTACCACGTGCCTTTGCGCGCCGGTTCTGTTAAACATTTCAGTAATGCACATATGGATGGGTTTACCTGCTGCAACGGTACGGCAATCGAGAGCAATACAAAATTGCAGAACTCGATTTATTTCCGCAGTGCAGATAACAAGGTTTTGTATGTAAACCTTTATGTGCCATCAACATTAAAATGGACCGATAAGAATATAACTGTTAAGCAAACAACGGCTTATCCAAAAGAAGACCATACCACGTTAACGATTAACGGCAGTGGTAAATTCGATCTAAATGTGCGTGTGCCGCACTGGGCTAGCAAAGGATTTTTTGTAACTATAAATGGCAAGAAACAAGATGTAAATGCGGAGCCGGGAACTTACCTTACCATCAGTCGTAAGTGGAAAGATGGTGATAAAGTGGAGTTGCGCATGCCTTTCCACTTTTATTTAGAGCCGGTAATGGATCAGCAAAACGTAGCCAGTTTATTTTACGGACCGGTTTTATTGGCAGCTCAGGAAGAGGATCCACGAAAAGAATGGCGTAAAGTAACGCTTAATGCAAAAGATATCAGTAAATCCATTTTGGGTAATCCTGAAAAGTTAGAATTTACTATTGAGGGTGTTGTTTATAAACCTTTTTACGAAACATACGGGCGTCATTCAGTTTACCTCGACGTGACTTTAAAATAG